A stretch of Camelina sativa cultivar DH55 chromosome 18, Cs, whole genome shotgun sequence DNA encodes these proteins:
- the LOC104760592 gene encoding uncharacterized protein LOC104760592, producing the protein MQARKPIFAIYAISVLVLYLLFIESPKSVVPDNNSPFKRGLPLSRTDDPVTMSSSIVTIADCSDHYDAEDLGTTVVDSDHNEKEGIGTIFVDSDHDETDELGTIVVDSDHDETDELGTTAVTDHNEKEDIGTTVVDSDHNEKEGIRTTVVTDHNEKEELGTTVVDSAHNEKEDLGYTVVDSDNNEKEEIGTTVVDSDHCEKEGLGTTVVADHNEKEDIGTTVVDSDHNEAEDLGTTVVDSDHNEKEDIGTTVVDSDHNEKEDLGTTVVTDHNEKEDLGTTVVNSEHNEEDELDPLVPPRKAGKKERIEWFRRKLPELEILKSTSKSKRFHSRVLDLHKNNCSAQFFMVWLSPAKTFGPREMLAVDTLFTTNPGACLAILSNSLDSPRGYTILKPLFDRGFNLIAVTIDIPFLVKNTPAEAWLKRLKSGRMDPGSIPLFMNLSDLTRLAVLYKYGGVYLDTDIIFLDDITRLRNAIGAQSMDPKTKTWSRLNNAVMVFDIYHLLMREFLHEYSTTFDGNIWGHNSPYLVSRVITRLGNKPGYNFTIFPPDAFYPVNWINIPKLFKKPATRREAQWVKKTVQDMSKGSYMIHLWNKVTRKIKIEEGSVMYNLISTHCTVCRNIKNSHILSKQTQGF; encoded by the coding sequence ATGCAAGCAAGGAAACCTATATTCGCAATCTATGCGATTTCTGTACTCGTGTTGTATCTTCTCTTCATTGAATCTCCAAAATCTGTTGTTCCTGACAACAACTCACCGTTCAAACGAGGCTTGCCTCTCTCCAGAACCGATGACCCCGTTACCATGAGTAGTAGTATTGTTACAATTGCGGACTGCTCGGACCATTACGATGCTGAAGACTTAGGTACCACAGTTGTAGACTCCGATCATAATGAGAAGGAAGGCATAGGTACCATATTTGTGGACTCGGACCATGACGAAACGGACGAGTTAGGTACCATAGTTGTGGACTCGGACCATGACGAAACGGACGAGTTAGGTACCACAGCTGTGACAGACCATAACGAGAAGGAAGACATAGGTACCACAGTTGTGGACTCAGACCATAACGAGAAGGAAGGCATACGTACCACAGTTGTGACAGACCATAACGAGAAGGAAGAATTGGGTACCACAGTTGTAGACTCCGCGCATAACGAGAAGGAAGACTTAGGTTACACAGTTGTGGACTCGGACAATAACGAAAAGGAAGAGATAGGTACCACAGTTGTTGACTCAGACCATTGCGAAAAAGAAGGGTTAGGTACCACAGTTGTGGCAGACCATAACGAGAAGGAAGACATAGGTACCACAGTTGTGGACTCAGACCATAACGAAGCAGAGGACTTAGGTACAACAGTTGTAGACTCCGACCATAACGAGAAGGAAGACATAGGTACCACAGTTGTGGACTCAGACCATAACGAGAAGGAAGACTTAGGTACCACAGTTGTGACAGACCATAACGAGAAGGAAGACTTAGGTACCACAGTTGTAAACTCAGAACATAACGAAGAGGACGAGTTAGATCCTTTGGTACCTCCTCGTAAAGCTggcaagaaagagagaattgaATGGTTCAGAAGAAAGCTACCTGAGCTGGAGATACTGAAATCGACTAGCAAGAGCAAGAGATTCCATTCAAGAGTTTTGGATCTGCACAAGAATAATTGCTCTGCTCAGTTCTTTATGGTTTGGCTTTCTCCTGCAAAAACCTTTGGACCAAGAGAGATGTTAGCTGTTGACACTCTCTTCACCACCAATCCTGGCGCATGCTTGGCGATTTTGTCCAACTCCTTAGACTCCCCTAGAGGATACACCATCCTTAAACCATTGTTTGATCGAGGCTTCAACCTTATTGCTGTAACCATAGATATCCCGTTCCTCGTCAAGAACACTCCTGCTGAAGCTTGGCTGAAAAGACTAAAGAGTGGCCGCATGGATCCTGGTTCTATCCCCTTGTTCATGAATCTCTCTGACCTAACAAGACTGGCGGTGCTCTACAAATACGGAGGAGTATATCTAGACACAGACatcatcttccttgatgatatAACAAGATTGAGAAACGCTATTGGAGCACAGAGCATGGATCCGAAGACAAAGACATGGTCAAGACTAAACAATGCAGTGATGGTCTTTGACATCTACCATCTGCTTATGCGAGAATTCTTACACGAGTATTCCACAACTTTCGACGGAAACATATGGGGACACAACAGCCCTTACCTAGTCTCTAGAGTCATCACAAGATTAGGAAACAAACCTGGATACAACTTCACAATCTTTCCACCAGATGCTTTCTATCCAGTGAATTGGATCAACATACCAAAGCTTTTCAAGAAACCTGCAACCAGAAGAGAAGCACAATGGGTAAAGAAGACGGTACAGGACATGAGCAAAGGGAGTTACATGATACATCTATGGAACAAAGTGACAAGGAAGAttaagattgaagaaggaaGCGTCATGTACAATCTCATCTCCACTCACTGCACAGTCTGCAGAAACATCAAAAACTCTCATATACTGTCTAAACAGACACAAGGGTTCTAG
- the LOC104760593 gene encoding transcription factor bHLH92-like, with translation MDDFFLDSVCQEEDNLWDLIADDIFVYDDKSVSSVPNRSAFRPYVKGTEPLLMSSSKVNVKKRMVNLLRTNWEEKKNAIAPEKERCRRHMLKERTRREKQKQSYLALHSLLPYATKNDKSTIVEKAVDEIVKLQRLKKELERRIKMIEAKSAKDGHNDMTETKVRFSLQEPLSGLDSMVEVLHCLKSMGTKLKTVHANFSPHEFSTTMNIETQIRGEEVEKRVERRLQENEWKFLFLS, from the exons atggatgaCTTCTTTCTTGATTcggtttgtcaagaagaagacaACTTATGGGATCTAATCGCCGATGACATCTTCGTTTACGATGACAAAAGCGTCAGTAGTGTACCGAACAGAAGCGCCTTTAGGCCATACGTGAAGGGCACGGAACCTTTGTTGATGTCTTCATCGAAAGTGAACGTGAAGAAGAGAATGGTGAATTTGCTGAGAACGAATTGGGAGGAGAAAAAGAACGCGATTGCGCCGGAGAAAGAAAGGTGCCGGCGACATATGTTAAAAGAAAGAACtagaagagagaaacaaaaacagagttacTTAGCTCTCCATTCTCTACTACCATATGCCACTAAG aATGACAAAAGTACGATTGTTGAAAAAGCTGTGGATGAGATTGTGAAATTACAAAGATTAAAGAAAGAACTAGAGAGAAGAATTAAGATGATTGAGGCAAAATCAGCAAAGGATGGTCATAATGATATGACTGAAACAAAGGTTAGGTTTAGTCTACAAGAACCTTTGTCTGGACTTGATTCAATGGTAGAAGTTCTTCATTGTCTTAAATCAATGGGGACAAAACTCAAAACTGTCCACGCCAATTTCTCTCCTCACGAGTTCTCTACAACCATGAACATCGAGACTCAG ATAAGAGGAGAAGAGGTGGAAAAGAGAGTGGAGAGAAGACTCCAAGAAAATGAATGGAAATTTCTATTTCTCTCATaa
- the LOC104760594 gene encoding 40S ribosomal protein S15-5-like encodes MADVEPEVAAAGIVKKRTFKKFSFRGVDLDALLDMSTEDLVKHFSARIRRRFSRGLNRKPMALIKKLRKAKLEAPAGEKPAAVRTHLRNMIIVPEMIGSIIGVYNGKTFNQVEIKPEMIGHYLAEFSISYKPVKHGRPGVGATNSSRFIPLK; translated from the exons ATG GCGGATGTAGAACCAGAGGTTGCTGCGGCTGGAATCGTGAAAAAGAGAACGTTCAAGAAGTTCTCTTTCAGAGGAGTCGATCTCGATGCTCTTCTCGACATGTCGACCGAAGATCTTGTCAAGCATTTCAGTGCCCGTATCCGTAGAAG gTTCTCTAGAGGATTGAACAGGAAACCTATGGCTTTGATCAAGAAATTGCGCAAAGCG AAATTAGAGGCACCAGCTGGTGAGAAGCCAGCGGCAGTGAGAACACATTTAAGAAACATGATCATTGTGCCTGAAATGATTGGAAGCATCATCGGTGTTTACAACGGAAAGACTTTTAACCAAGTCGAGATTAAACCGGAGATGATTGGACATTACTTGGCTGAGTTCTCAATCTCATACAAACCGGTTAAGCACGGTAGGCCTGGTGTTGGTGCTACCAATTCCTCCAGGTTTATCCCTCTCAAGTGA